A single region of the Deefgea piscis genome encodes:
- a CDS encoding amino acid ABC transporter ATP-binding protein → MISIEHINKWYGDFQVLTDCTADISKGEVVVVCGPSGSGKSTLIKCVNALEPFQEGRIIVDGISVGDPQTDLPLLRSRIGMVFQNFELFPHLSITENLMLAQQRVLGRSADEARDTGLKLLDRVGLKAQAAKFPGQLSGGQQQRVAIARALAMNPIAMLFDEPTSALDPEMVNEVLDVMTELAQEGMTMMCVTHEMGFARRVANRVIFMDKGRIEEDCSAVEFFGSPRGERAQHFLSKILHN, encoded by the coding sequence ATGATTTCGATTGAACACATTAATAAATGGTACGGTGATTTCCAAGTCCTGACCGATTGCACTGCAGATATCAGCAAAGGCGAAGTCGTCGTGGTATGCGGACCATCGGGCTCGGGTAAATCAACCTTAATTAAATGCGTTAATGCACTTGAGCCTTTCCAAGAAGGCCGAATTATTGTTGATGGTATTTCAGTTGGCGATCCACAAACCGATCTGCCTTTATTGCGCTCGCGAATTGGGATGGTGTTTCAAAACTTTGAGTTGTTCCCACACCTATCAATCACTGAAAACTTAATGCTCGCTCAGCAACGCGTTTTAGGGCGTAGCGCTGATGAGGCGCGCGATACGGGCCTCAAACTACTCGATCGCGTGGGTCTTAAGGCACAAGCGGCTAAATTTCCAGGGCAGCTCTCTGGTGGCCAGCAGCAACGTGTAGCAATCGCTCGCGCCTTGGCAATGAACCCGATTGCCATGCTGTTTGATGAACCGACCAGTGCTTTAGACCCTGAAATGGTGAATGAAGTCCTCGACGTGATGACCGAATTGGCGCAAGAAGGGATGACAATGATGTGCGTGACCCATGAAATGGGTTTTGCGCGCCGAGTTGCCAATCGCGTGATTTTTATGGATAAAGGGCGTATTGAAGAAGATTGTAGTGCGGTTGAGTTTTTTGGCAGCCCACGTGGTGAGCGTGCACAGCACTTCTTGTCAAAAATTCTACATAACTAA
- a CDS encoding amino acid ABC transporter permease — translation MDFSNILPALPSMMDGLWLTLKLTVLSIIGGVIIGTLLALARLSKYKILAMAAGFYVNYFRSIPLLLVITWFYFMVPFIIGWVTGTNRPVGALTSCLIAFMLFEAAYFCEIVRAGIQSISKGQINAAYALGLNYRQAMQLIVLPQAFRKMMPLLMQQSIILFQDTSLVYAVGLMDFLNTARSRGDIVGQPHEFLLFAGLIYFIISFGASSYVAYLKKRTTV, via the coding sequence ATGGATTTCTCCAATATCTTACCTGCACTACCGAGCATGATGGATGGCCTGTGGTTAACACTCAAACTCACCGTACTTTCTATCATTGGTGGGGTTATTATCGGGACTTTACTGGCCTTAGCACGCCTGTCTAAATATAAAATTTTAGCCATGGCCGCAGGGTTTTATGTTAATTATTTCCGCTCTATTCCATTGTTATTGGTCATCACTTGGTTTTACTTTATGGTGCCCTTTATCATTGGTTGGGTCACCGGAACGAATCGCCCGGTTGGTGCACTCACTTCGTGCTTAATTGCATTTATGCTATTTGAAGCGGCTTATTTCTGTGAAATCGTTCGCGCAGGGATTCAATCGATTTCGAAAGGCCAAATTAATGCGGCATATGCACTCGGTCTAAATTACCGCCAAGCAATGCAATTAATTGTTTTGCCGCAAGCGTTTAGAAAAATGATGCCGCTATTAATGCAGCAATCCATTATTTTATTCCAAGATACCTCTCTGGTTTACGCTGTTGGCTTAATGGACTTTTTAAATACCGCACGTTCTCGTGGCGATATTGTGGGCCAGCCGCATGAATTTTTATTATTTGCTGGTTTAATTTATTTTATTATTAGCTTTGGTGCGTCAAGCTATGTGGCGTACCTCAAAAAGAGGACAACCGTATGA
- a CDS encoding amino acid ABC transporter permease, producing MNYHWDWGVFFKPTGIGSEIYLDWFITGLGWTIALALTSWIIALFIGTIVGVARTLPNKIIANLAAGYVALFRNVPLLIQLFIWYFMVPDYLPENLELWFKQDINPATSAFISTVICLGLFTAARVAEQIRTGIEALPQGQTNAALALGLRLPQLYKDVLLPQAFRIIIPPITSEFLNVFKNSSVASLIGLMELLAQTKQTAEFTANLFEAFTLATLIYFTLNMSLMMLMRKLEKRVQVPGLIALGGK from the coding sequence ATGAATTATCATTGGGACTGGGGTGTGTTTTTTAAACCCACCGGTATCGGCAGTGAAATTTATCTAGACTGGTTCATTACCGGTTTAGGCTGGACTATTGCACTGGCCCTCACTAGCTGGATTATTGCTTTATTTATTGGCACAATCGTTGGTGTTGCCCGTACATTACCTAATAAAATTATTGCCAATTTAGCTGCAGGTTATGTTGCTTTATTTAGAAATGTACCACTCTTAATTCAATTATTTATTTGGTACTTTATGGTGCCAGATTATTTACCTGAAAATTTAGAGCTATGGTTTAAACAAGACATTAATCCAGCAACCAGCGCATTTATTAGCACCGTAATTTGTTTAGGCTTATTTACTGCCGCTCGCGTGGCCGAACAAATTCGCACCGGTATTGAGGCACTTCCACAAGGCCAAACGAATGCCGCTTTAGCGCTAGGCTTACGTTTGCCGCAACTATATAAAGATGTTTTATTGCCGCAAGCTTTTCGTATCATCATTCCACCGATCACCAGTGAATTTTTAAACGTATTTAAAAACTCATCTGTTGCATCACTGATTGGCTTGATGGAATTGTTGGCGCAAACCAAACAAACCGCTGAATTCACGGCCAATTTATTCGAAGCATTTACACTCGCAACGTTGATTTATTTCACACTCAATATGAGTCTGATGATGCTAATGCGTAAACTAGAAAAACGAGTACAAGTGCCTGGCCTTATTGCTTTAGGAGGAAAATAA
- a CDS encoding glutamate/aspartate ABC transporter substrate-binding protein, whose translation MKVLLPLAIAMSLLTTAHVGAEELSGTLKKIKESGVIVLGHRDSSIPFSYLANDAKPIGYSVDLSNKVVDAVKKELKMPNLQVRYNLVTSQTRIPLVQNGTVDLECGSTTNNLERQRQVAFSLGIFEIGTRLMTKKGGSIKDFPDLAGKNVVTTAGTTSERILKKMNEDKKMNMNIISAKDHGESFLMLESNRAVAFMMDDALLAGEMAKAKKPSEWEIVGKPQSYEIYGCLLRKDDPQFKKVVDSAIASTYKSGEINTIYKRWFESPVPPKGLNLNFPMSDDFKQLIAKPTDKSAEQM comes from the coding sequence ATGAAAGTATTACTTCCTCTGGCCATTGCAATGTCTCTACTCACCACCGCACACGTTGGCGCAGAAGAACTCAGCGGCACCTTAAAAAAAATTAAAGAAAGCGGTGTCATTGTACTCGGTCATCGTGACTCATCGATTCCATTCTCTTATCTTGCAAATGATGCAAAACCGATTGGCTACTCTGTTGACCTCTCTAACAAAGTCGTTGACGCGGTAAAGAAAGAACTCAAGATGCCGAACTTACAAGTTCGTTATAATTTAGTGACTTCACAAACCCGTATTCCTCTAGTGCAAAACGGCACGGTTGACCTTGAGTGTGGCTCAACCACCAACAATCTTGAGCGCCAAAGACAAGTCGCGTTCTCATTAGGTATTTTCGAGATCGGCACGCGTCTTATGACTAAGAAAGGCGGTTCAATCAAAGACTTTCCTGATTTAGCTGGCAAAAATGTCGTGACTACTGCTGGCACGACGTCTGAACGCATTTTGAAAAAAATGAACGAAGACAAAAAAATGAATATGAATATCATCAGCGCCAAAGATCACGGCGAATCTTTCTTAATGCTTGAATCGAATCGCGCCGTTGCCTTTATGATGGATGATGCTTTATTAGCCGGTGAAATGGCAAAAGCCAAAAAACCAAGCGAATGGGAAATCGTCGGCAAGCCACAATCGTATGAAATTTATGGCTGCTTATTGCGTAAAGATGATCCGCAATTCAAAAAGGTGGTCGATAGCGCAATTGCCAGCACTTATAAATCAGGTGAAATTAACACCATTTACAAACGCTGGTTTGAAAGCCCAGTTCCACCAAAAGGCTTAAACTTGAACTTCCCAATGTCAGATGATTTCAAACAATTAATCGCTAAGCCAACAGACAAATCAGCCGAGCAAATGTAA
- a CDS encoding amino acid ABC transporter ATP-binding protein — MIRFNNVNKWYGRDHHVLKNLNLEVKQGEVVVVCGPSGSGKSTLIRTINQLEAINDGEIWVDGIQANSTKTNINKLREEVGFVFQHFNLYPHLSVLENITLAPINVKKVPAAQANQQALELLERVGLLNKKDAYPSNLSGGQQQRVAIARGLAMNPRVMLFDEPTSALDPEMIGEVLGVMKQLAESGMTMMVVTHEMGFAREVADRVIFLDHGEIVEDTMPENFFTNPQTDRAKQFLRQILTPMDQ, encoded by the coding sequence ATGATTCGCTTTAATAATGTTAACAAATGGTATGGTCGCGACCACCATGTTTTAAAAAACCTCAACCTTGAAGTCAAACAAGGTGAGGTGGTCGTGGTCTGTGGCCCCTCTGGCTCGGGGAAATCCACCCTCATTCGAACCATTAATCAACTTGAAGCGATTAATGATGGTGAAATTTGGGTTGATGGCATTCAAGCCAATAGCACCAAAACCAATATCAATAAATTGCGTGAAGAAGTCGGCTTTGTGTTTCAGCACTTCAATCTTTATCCGCATTTATCGGTATTAGAAAACATCACCTTAGCGCCGATTAACGTTAAAAAAGTCCCCGCGGCACAAGCCAACCAACAGGCTTTGGAGCTGCTTGAACGTGTTGGTCTATTAAACAAAAAAGATGCTTATCCAAGCAATTTATCGGGTGGTCAGCAGCAGCGCGTGGCGATTGCCCGTGGTTTGGCGATGAACCCACGCGTAATGCTATTTGATGAGCCTACCAGCGCACTCGATCCTGAAATGATTGGTGAAGTGTTAGGCGTTATGAAGCAGCTGGCAGAATCCGGTATGACCATGATGGTGGTGACCCACGAAATGGGCTTTGCCCGCGAAGTCGCTGATCGCGTCATTTTCCTCGATCATGGTGAAATTGTTGAAGACACCATGCCAGAAAACTTTTTTACCAATCCACAAACCGATCGTGCCAAACAATTCTTACGTCAAATCCTAACCCCTATGGATCAATAA
- the rsmA gene encoding 16S rRNA (adenine(1518)-N(6)/adenine(1519)-N(6))-dimethyltransferase RsmA, whose product MAHIPRKRFGQNFLQDQGVIAGIINAVDPQADDVVVEIGPGLAALTAPLLARVPQLNVVEIDRDIVSHLSSIYPPERLVIHNADALNFDFGALAREIAPGKRIKLVGNLPYNISTPLLFHLASFSDIIYDMHFMLQKEVVERMVAEPSTTDYGRLSIMLQYRYLMDHIIDVPPESFDPPPKVDSAVVRMVPYDVLPYPAKNEEHLRKLVLASFSQRRKTLRNNLKGIANDQVLADLGIDPSCRPENVSVAQYVALSNALAN is encoded by the coding sequence ATGGCACATATTCCCCGTAAACGCTTTGGACAAAACTTTTTACAAGACCAAGGCGTCATTGCTGGCATCATCAACGCAGTTGACCCACAAGCTGACGACGTCGTCGTCGAAATCGGTCCTGGCCTTGCTGCGCTGACCGCTCCGCTGCTGGCTCGCGTTCCACAACTGAATGTCGTTGAAATCGACCGTGATATTGTCAGCCATTTATCGAGCATTTATCCGCCTGAACGTTTAGTGATTCACAACGCCGACGCACTCAATTTTGATTTTGGCGCGCTCGCCCGCGAAATCGCCCCTGGCAAACGAATTAAATTAGTCGGTAATCTGCCATACAATATTTCAACCCCACTGCTGTTTCATCTGGCGAGCTTTAGCGACATCATTTACGACATGCACTTTATGCTGCAAAAAGAAGTCGTTGAACGCATGGTCGCTGAACCGAGTACCACCGATTACGGCCGACTATCGATCATGCTGCAATATCGCTACCTGATGGATCATATTATTGACGTGCCGCCAGAATCGTTCGATCCACCGCCGAAAGTTGACTCTGCCGTGGTGCGGATGGTGCCTTATGACGTACTCCCTTATCCGGCTAAAAATGAAGAACATCTGCGTAAATTGGTGTTAGCTTCATTTTCGCAACGCCGTAAAACACTGCGCAATAATTTAAAAGGCATTGCTAACGATCAAGTGCTAGCTGATTTGGGCATTGACCCAAGCTGCCGCCCTGAGAATGTGAGCGTGGCTCAGTATGTGGCACTGAGCAATGCATTGGCCAACTAG
- the pdxA gene encoding 4-hydroxythreonine-4-phosphate dehydrogenase PdxA codes for MQKPLAITTGEPAGIGPELAIQLAQSNIPTPIVLLADRQLLLERATCVGIDPAIVTAWPDYQAEHTAPVSVLHIPLVVSSIAGQLEPKNSSYVLALLDRAIAGCMQGEFAAIVTAPLHKGVINDAKLGGYFSGHTEYLAEKTHTPQVVMMLAGEYGADAKMMRVALATTHLPLKDVASAITSDALRSTLRILQHDLQQYFGLPQPKIIVAGLNPHAGESGHMGREEIDIIIPVLEQLRAEGMHLIGPLPADTLFNPPILAQGDAVLAMYHDQGLPVLKFATFGAGINITLGLPIIRTSVDHGTALGLAGKGLADVGSLIAATQLAASLAANT; via the coding sequence ATGCAAAAACCATTGGCGATCACCACCGGAGAACCTGCAGGTATTGGCCCCGAGCTAGCGATACAATTAGCACAGAGCAACATACCCACACCTATCGTTTTATTGGCTGATCGCCAATTGCTGCTTGAGCGCGCCACTTGCGTTGGGATTGATCCAGCCATTGTGACGGCCTGGCCTGATTATCAAGCCGAGCACACCGCCCCCGTTTCAGTCTTGCATATCCCCTTAGTCGTCAGCAGTATTGCTGGGCAACTTGAGCCCAAAAACTCAAGCTATGTTTTGGCGCTACTTGATCGCGCCATTGCAGGCTGTATGCAAGGCGAGTTCGCCGCAATCGTCACCGCGCCGCTGCACAAAGGGGTGATCAACGACGCCAAACTGGGCGGGTATTTCTCTGGACATACCGAGTACCTTGCTGAAAAGACGCATACCCCACAGGTAGTCATGATGCTGGCCGGTGAATACGGCGCCGACGCCAAGATGATGCGAGTCGCACTGGCTACTACGCATTTACCACTTAAAGACGTCGCCAGCGCGATAACTAGCGATGCATTACGCAGCACTTTACGTATTTTGCAGCATGATTTACAGCAGTATTTTGGCCTACCTCAGCCCAAAATCATCGTCGCCGGGCTCAACCCACACGCCGGCGAAAGTGGCCATATGGGCCGTGAAGAAATTGATATCATCATTCCGGTACTCGAGCAATTACGCGCCGAAGGCATGCATTTAATCGGACCGCTGCCCGCTGATACTTTATTTAATCCGCCAATTTTGGCGCAAGGCGATGCGGTGTTGGCGATGTATCATGACCAAGGGCTACCGGTTTTAAAATTCGCCACCTTTGGTGCCGGCATTAATATCACGCTGGGCTTACCGATTATTCGGACCTCGGTCGATCACGGCACCGCACTCGGCTTAGCCGGTAAAGGTCTCGCGGATGTCGGCAGCTTGATTGCTGCGACTCAATTAGCCGCCTCATTAGCGGCCAACACTTAA
- a CDS encoding peptidylprolyl isomerase, translating to MKTMTLLRTATLTLALFSSAAMAEIITADRVIAVVNRNAITQVELNQKINAIRKNLEQQKVQLPPEQVLQEQVLERMILDQLQTQYAQQLGIRVDDNQLEMAINRIAAQNQMSLPVFRQKLEETGMSWRGFRDQIRQEMLLARLKDREIDSKVVVTDSEIDDYIKLAANKVQMEYNLAQIFIPLPENAGPDQIQARRLRIQAAKKELETGAAFASVAASYSADQNANKGGSLGWRPAGSLPPAFTSLLDQLKPGGITDVVRSPAGFHLFKLLDKRSQQEQVVVDQSHVRHILIRSNEITSTTDAQQKLRQIRSRIEHGEKFEDLAKAFSDDASAPKGGDLGWLNPGETVPEFENVMNSLKVGEVSQPVQTPFGFHLIRVDERRKQDVTLERARFKLRNELKQRKAEEQYEDWLRQLRDRAHVELRLKDE from the coding sequence ATGAAGACTATGACTTTGCTGCGTACCGCAACGCTAACTTTAGCGCTCTTTAGTAGTGCGGCAATGGCCGAAATTATTACTGCCGATCGCGTGATTGCGGTTGTGAATCGCAATGCGATTACGCAAGTTGAACTCAATCAAAAAATCAACGCCATTCGCAAAAATCTAGAACAGCAAAAAGTTCAATTACCGCCTGAGCAAGTACTGCAAGAACAAGTGCTGGAACGGATGATATTAGATCAGCTGCAAACCCAATACGCTCAGCAGCTTGGCATTCGAGTTGATGACAATCAGCTGGAAATGGCGATCAACCGGATTGCGGCACAAAATCAAATGAGTTTGCCGGTGTTTCGCCAAAAACTGGAAGAAACCGGCATGTCATGGCGTGGATTTCGCGACCAAATTCGCCAAGAAATGCTCTTGGCACGCTTAAAAGATCGCGAAATTGATAGCAAAGTGGTGGTGACCGACTCCGAAATTGATGACTACATCAAACTAGCGGCCAATAAAGTCCAAATGGAATACAACTTGGCGCAGATTTTTATTCCATTACCGGAAAACGCCGGGCCTGACCAAATTCAAGCGCGCCGTTTACGCATTCAAGCGGCCAAAAAAGAGTTGGAAACCGGCGCTGCATTTGCCAGCGTTGCCGCAAGCTACTCTGCCGATCAAAACGCCAATAAAGGGGGCTCATTAGGTTGGCGGCCTGCTGGCTCTTTGCCGCCGGCATTTACTAGCTTGCTCGACCAACTCAAGCCTGGCGGCATTACCGACGTGGTTCGCAGCCCGGCGGGGTTTCATTTATTCAAGCTACTCGACAAACGTAGCCAGCAAGAACAAGTCGTGGTTGATCAAAGCCATGTACGGCACATTTTGATCCGCAGCAACGAAATCACTTCGACCACCGATGCACAACAAAAATTACGCCAAATTCGCAGTCGCATTGAGCATGGCGAAAAATTCGAAGACCTCGCCAAAGCGTTTTCCGATGATGCTAGCGCCCCCAAAGGCGGTGATTTAGGCTGGCTCAATCCGGGAGAAACGGTACCAGAATTTGAAAATGTAATGAATTCGCTCAAAGTGGGCGAAGTGAGTCAGCCGGTACAAACGCCGTTTGGTTTCCACTTGATTCGCGTTGATGAGCGCCGTAAACAAGACGTGACTTTAGAGCGTGCGCGTTTCAAATTACGCAATGAATTAAAACAACGTAAAGCCGAAGAGCAATATGAAGATTGGCTGCGTCAATTGCGTGATCGCGCCCACGTTGAATTGCGCCTCAAGGACGAGTAA
- a CDS encoding LPS-assembly protein LptD, which yields MRVRNSPPYTIKIVAFSLAILPALSQAAASSPAAEPPLFIEADQASVQEGQYSEARGNVIVNRDGMVVNADWVKYELEADQVHAGDKVKVTQKGDTLEGDSLNMTVQTRLGEMDNPIYHMAEGQVRGDGVKVLFGGKDKYTIQKGRMTTCRDGQDDWYLHAREIDLDYTSNYGQAWHGWAEFKGVPFFYYPFVDFPLNGDRKSGLLLPTLGYSNTNGLQYSQPYYFNLAPNYDATITPSYFGERGVMLGGEFRYLQPEYAGTLRAAGINDRSTDTQRYGVYFQHNQLLSDRLSLSINYQKVSDSDYFIDFSDTLSGASQVNLPQEALLNYNGDFWSTYLRVQRYQTLQTETNPVEDPYWRMPQWYFSASPQIGYGLETKISGEVTRFVNQSLVQGDRAWINPSISLPMSNSYGFITPRLSVHANTYRTESATGQDMGNQSFVVPIASIDTGLFFEREGSLFGSDIVQTLEPRAFYVYAPYKSQSDVPNYDSAVAALSWSQLFSENKFTGNDRINDANNLTLAISSRIFDDATGIERFYAGVGQQFYFTSPRVTLSGPDNTDEQKSSNMFLMVGSQLPNNVNVNYLLQQDLHTKSTINSELNLSWTPSEYKTLNLRYVHNKSSNIEQADISGQWPLGNGWYAVGRYNYSLNDRKALETIAGVEYNAGCWALRFAAQSYVTTNSTYKTNYFAILELGGLAGLGMNPISLLKQSIPGYADTYRSPKLR from the coding sequence ATGCGGGTGCGTAATTCTCCTCCCTATACCATCAAGATCGTAGCGTTCTCACTGGCCATCTTACCGGCACTGAGCCAAGCCGCTGCATCCAGCCCTGCGGCCGAGCCGCCCTTATTCATTGAAGCGGATCAAGCCAGCGTCCAAGAAGGACAATATTCTGAGGCGCGCGGCAATGTCATCGTCAATCGCGATGGCATGGTGGTCAACGCCGACTGGGTGAAGTACGAACTCGAGGCCGATCAAGTTCATGCTGGTGACAAAGTCAAAGTCACGCAAAAAGGCGATACGCTTGAGGGTGACTCACTGAATATGACGGTGCAGACTCGCTTGGGTGAAATGGACAACCCGATTTACCACATGGCTGAAGGCCAAGTACGGGGTGACGGCGTCAAAGTTTTATTTGGCGGCAAAGACAAATACACCATCCAAAAAGGTCGTATGACCACTTGCCGCGATGGGCAAGACGATTGGTATTTGCACGCCAGAGAAATTGATCTCGATTACACCAGTAATTATGGTCAAGCTTGGCATGGCTGGGCCGAATTTAAAGGCGTACCGTTTTTTTACTACCCTTTTGTTGACTTCCCACTCAATGGCGATCGCAAAAGTGGCCTCTTATTACCCACGTTAGGCTACAGCAATACCAATGGCTTGCAATACAGCCAGCCGTATTACTTTAATCTGGCGCCCAATTACGATGCAACGATTACGCCGAGCTATTTTGGTGAGCGCGGCGTCATGCTCGGTGGTGAATTTCGCTATCTGCAACCCGAATACGCCGGCACCCTACGTGCGGCGGGAATTAACGACAGATCAACCGACACGCAGCGTTATGGCGTTTACTTCCAGCACAATCAACTGCTCAGCGATCGCTTGTCATTAAGTATTAATTATCAAAAAGTATCTGACTCTGATTACTTTATTGATTTTTCTGACACGCTCTCGGGCGCCTCGCAAGTGAATTTGCCACAAGAAGCGCTGCTCAATTACAACGGCGATTTTTGGTCAACGTATTTACGGGTTCAGCGCTATCAAACGCTACAAACCGAAACCAACCCGGTTGAAGATCCATACTGGCGCATGCCGCAGTGGTATTTTAGCGCTAGCCCGCAAATTGGTTATGGTTTAGAAACCAAAATCAGCGGTGAAGTAACCCGCTTTGTGAATCAATCCTTAGTACAGGGCGATCGCGCTTGGATTAACCCAAGCATTAGCCTGCCAATGAGCAATAGCTACGGTTTTATTACTCCGCGTTTAAGCGTACACGCCAATACCTATCGCACCGAAAGCGCGACCGGCCAAGACATGGGCAATCAATCCTTTGTCGTGCCAATCGCCAGTATTGATACCGGGCTATTTTTTGAGCGCGAAGGCAGTTTATTTGGCTCAGACATTGTGCAAACCTTAGAGCCACGCGCTTTTTATGTGTATGCACCGTATAAATCACAAAGCGATGTTCCCAATTACGACTCGGCCGTTGCCGCGCTGTCTTGGTCACAGTTGTTTAGCGAAAATAAATTTACCGGCAATGACCGAATTAATGACGCCAACAATCTAACTTTGGCCATCAGCAGCCGTATTTTTGATGATGCAACCGGGATTGAGCGCTTTTACGCCGGTGTCGGCCAACAGTTTTATTTCACCTCACCACGCGTGACATTGTCTGGCCCAGATAATACCGATGAGCAAAAAAGCTCAAATATGTTTTTGATGGTGGGCAGTCAATTACCTAACAATGTCAATGTGAACTACTTATTGCAGCAAGACTTGCACACCAAAAGCACCATCAATTCGGAGCTCAACCTCAGCTGGACACCGAGCGAATATAAAACCCTCAATTTACGTTACGTGCACAATAAATCGTCCAATATCGAACAAGCCGACATCTCGGGGCAATGGCCGCTGGGTAATGGCTGGTATGCCGTGGGTCGTTACAACTATTCACTGAATGATCGCAAAGCACTAGAGACGATTGCTGGCGTTGAATATAATGCCGGCTGTTGGGCGCTGCGTTTTGCTGCGCAAAGCTATGTCACCACCAATAGCACGTACAAAACCAATTACTTTGCAATCTTAGAATTAGGCGGTTTGGCCGGATTGGGGATGAATCCGATTAGCTTATTAAAGCAATCCATTCCTGGTTACGCCGACACTTATCGCTCTCCAAAACTTCGTTAA
- a CDS encoding aminoglycoside phosphotransferase family protein: MNRSEQLSNWLQQVRAATPQSIVLAAADASVRQYWRVCYADGSVVVMDFDPAVFDCAPFLARQQQLAGAGIAVPQVFEQDLQLGFVVLEDLGDVTLASVLSESSAKEWYLRAIKLLVEMQANTSDDDLPVFDAAFVQRELDICREWYFGQQFGVTLAGKELATWERACALIVQQVVNQPTLFMHRDFHSRNILVQNDALRLIDFQDAVKGPIAYDLVSLLRDAYVEWGETFVLDLTIRYWEQARAAGLAVHDDFGDFYLAFEMAGLQRHLKILGLFARLKYRDNKPQYQADIPRVFHYVRQVCLRYSELTPLGRLLVNLNGEKIESGFTF, translated from the coding sequence ATGAATCGCAGTGAACAGCTCTCCAATTGGTTGCAACAAGTGCGCGCTGCTACGCCGCAAAGCATCGTTTTAGCTGCGGCTGACGCCAGTGTGCGGCAATATTGGCGTGTTTGTTACGCCGATGGCTCAGTGGTGGTGATGGATTTTGACCCCGCTGTTTTTGATTGCGCGCCTTTTTTGGCGCGCCAGCAACAATTGGCCGGTGCCGGCATTGCCGTACCACAAGTTTTTGAGCAAGACTTGCAATTGGGTTTTGTCGTTTTAGAAGATTTAGGCGACGTGACTTTGGCCAGTGTCCTTAGCGAGAGTAGCGCAAAAGAGTGGTATCTGCGTGCCATCAAGCTGCTGGTTGAGATGCAGGCCAATACCTCGGACGATGATTTGCCGGTGTTTGATGCCGCCTTTGTTCAGCGTGAGCTGGATATTTGCCGCGAGTGGTATTTTGGTCAGCAATTTGGCGTGACTTTGGCCGGTAAAGAATTGGCCACATGGGAGCGCGCTTGTGCGTTGATTGTACAGCAAGTGGTGAATCAGCCAACGCTGTTTATGCATCGCGATTTTCATTCCAGAAATATCTTGGTGCAAAACGATGCATTGCGTTTAATTGATTTTCAAGATGCCGTCAAAGGGCCGATTGCTTACGATTTGGTTTCATTACTGCGTGATGCGTATGTGGAATGGGGCGAAACCTTTGTGCTGGATTTAACTATTCGGTATTGGGAGCAAGCCCGCGCTGCTGGTTTAGCGGTGCATGACGATTTTGGTGATTTTTATTTGGCATTTGAAATGGCCGGTTTGCAGCGCCATTTGAAAATTTTGGGTTTATTTGCCCGGTTAAAATACCGCGACAATAAGCCGCAATATCAAGCCGATATCCCCCGCGTATTTCATTATGTGCGCCAAGTTTGCTTGCGCTATAGCGAGTTAACCCCATTGGGACGGTTATTAGTAAATTTAAATGGTGAAAAAATCGAGTCTGGTTTTACTTTTTAA